ACACTCCCCCGGGATGCCCGGCCTGTGTACTGCCGCATTTATCCCTTCTGGGTGCAGAAAGGCTCAATCATGGTCTTTGATACTGCGCCATGCGTGCAACGCGCCGGAGCCGCGGGGCTGGATAAGCTCCTGAGTGCTCTGGATATGGACAGAAAGACGGTACGCCGACTTTTCGCCACGCTTTTACAGGAATGGTTTCCTGAGCGCTAACGCGACTGAACACTCAGCCACACTATGGCCCGAATGGGTACTGTTATGAAAAAATTGTGTATTGTTCTGGGAATTCTTTGTGCTCTCGCCGTTGCTGGTGTAGCTGGCATCGCAGGTGGCCTGTACTACTGGGCCTCTCGCGATCTTCCCGGTTTTACGAATATTACGGACTACAATCCGCCGCTGGTGACAACGGTCTACACCCGGAATAACGAAGTTCTGGGGTATTTTTACAAGGAAAAGCGTTTTCTTGTTCGTATCAAGGAAATGCCTGACTTTGTCCCGCAGAGCTTTCTTGCGGCCGAAGACACCAGCTTCTACGCCCACGGTGGTGTGGATATTCTTGCTATCGCCCGTGCTTTTTTTGCAAACATGCGTGCTGGTCACGTTGTGCAGGGCGCAAGTACCATCACCCAGCAGGTCATCAAATCCTTGCTGCTGACTCCTGAGCGGAGCTATCAGCGTAAGATCAAGGAAGCCATCCTTGCGTATCGCCTTGAGCATTACCTGACCAAGGATGAGATTCTGACCATTTATCTCAACCAGATTTATTTTGGTGCCCGTTCTTATGGCATTGAGGCTGCTTCCCGCGCCTATTTTGGCTGCCATGTGCAGGATTTGACTATTGCGCAGGCGGCAATGCTGGCTGGTCTGCCCAAGGCGCCCAGCTCGTATAATCCGTATCGCAATATGGCTGGAGCCATTAAGCGCCAGCATTATGTGCTGAATCGTTTGCGCGAGCTGCACTGGATTACGGAAGAGCAGTATCAGGAAGCCCTGAGCGAGCCTATTACCCTGAAACGCATGGACGATCCGTCCTGGCATCAGGGCGCATATTATCTTGAAGAAGTTCGCCGTCGCCTCATTGAACGCTTTGGCGAAGATGTTGTGTATAACGCTGGTCTGCACGTGTACACCGCCGTGGACATGACGCATCAGCTTGCTGCCGAGCGATCTGTTCGGGACGGCCTGATTGCCTCTGCAAAGCGCCGCGGCTGGACTGGTCCCCTTCAGCATCTGAACCGGAATGAATGGGGCATGTTCCTGAATAATCACCCGTATTCGGCTCTTGAGCTGGAGCAGGGCACATGGGTAAAGGCGTTGGTCAAGGATGTGACCGCTGACCGGGCCATTGTGCAGTTTGGTGATTTTCAGGGCCGTCTGGACGTGAAAGAAGTTCACTGGGCCAGAACCATTGACCCAAGCAAAGCCACGGAAGAAGTGCCCAGTGTCAAGGATTGCCGCAAGGTGCTGAACTCTGGCGACGTGATTTGGGTCTCTCTGCTTGCCGTTCCTGAAAACCTGAATCCTGAGGATGAAAGCGCTGCCAAGGCTGCCATGTGGAATGTCACGCTGGAGCGTGAGCCAGAGGTGCAGGGTGCGCTGATTTCCATGGAGCCGGGAAGCGGTGAAGTCCGTGCCCTTGTTGGTGGCTATAGCTTTGACAAAAGCCAGTTCAACCGGGCAACGCAGGCGAGACGCCAGCCGGGTTCAGCATTCAAGCCGTTTGTCTATTCCACAGGTCTGGACAATGGCATGACGCCGTCGACTGTCTTGCTTGATGCTCCTATTGTGTACACCAGCTCGACAATGGTCTGGAAACCGCAGAATTTTGAGGGCATTTTCTATGGCCCGACGCTTTTGCGGACCGCCTTGGTGAAGTCTCGAAATCTCGTGACAATTCGACTGGCTCAGCGCGTAGGTATCCGAAAGATTATCAAGCGTGCCCGTCATATGGGACTGGAAAGCGAGTTCCCGGAGGATCTTTCCGTGAGCCTTGGTTCCTCTCCTGTGACGCCGCTTGGCCTGACAAAAGCCTATTCAGGCTTTGCCCGTGGTGGCAGTACGGTTGAGCCTCGCTTTATCCTGAGTGTCGAAAGCGCATGGGGCGATACGCTTTATGTGAATGAAAAGCAGGTGAACGAGGACGCCGTAAGCCCGCAGACAGCGTACATCATTACGTCCCTCCTGAAGGAAGTTGTGTCGAGCGGTACGGGCTGGCGTGTTCGCCGAGCCTTTACTCGTCCCATTGCGGGCAAGACTGGCACATCCAACGATGAGCAGGACGCATGGTTTGTTGGCTTTACGCCATACCTGCTGACAACTGTCTGGGTTGGCTTTGACCGTATGCAGCCTATGGGACGTTTTGAAACTGGCTCCCGTGCTGCATCGCCTATCTGGGTTGGCTATCGCAAAGCCATTGAGTCGCAGTATGCGGAAGAGGATTTCCCTCAGCCTCCGGGTATTGTTATGGCTCGCATTGATGCCAAGAATGGTTTGCTGGCTGGCTCCGCCACAGAAAAGAGCTATTTTCTGCCCTACAAGGCGGGAACAGAGCCACACCGAACCTCGACCGCAAGCACCACCAGTCCCGGTGGAAGCGTGAAGGCCGCAGGTGAGGACCTGCTCAAACAGGTGTTCTAAATGAAAACAGAAACGCCCCGTGTTCGCATGGGGCGTTTTTTTTGTGCACTTTTTCTGTGATTTTTTGTGTATGATGGGCTCTGTGAAATCAGGCGTTGCAATTTTTTGCCTCTCATGCCCAAGTACAAAGAGCAAAAGGGGCAGGAGGGTATTCGTATGACCCGACTGGAAAAATTTACAGAAACCCTTGAGACGCTGCACAGGGAAACACCTCGGCAGCTCGAAGCTTTTTATTCCTTGATGAAAGCCACCAAGGGGGGAAGCTTTTTGGAGACCAAGCACAAGGCTCTGACCTTGCTTGCGCTTGGCGTTTCGCAGCAGTGCGATTCGTGCATTGCTGTGTACGTGAAGCAGGCCCTTGAGGCGGGCGCAGGGCGTGAAGAAATTCTTGAAGCCGCATGGCTGGCCGTGCTCATGGGTGGTGGTCCCAAGTTGACGTACATGGAAAAAGTGCTTGAAGAACTGGAGCTGAACGGCGCAGTTTCGGAATAAAGAGGGTGTGTCCTCGCCGACACGGAGAAAAAATATGCCTTTAATGCGAGTTGAAACGAATCTTGAGCTGACGGCAGAACAGGAAAAGGAAAAGAATGCGATTTTTTCGACTGCTGTTGCCGAAATGCTTCAGAAAGAAGAAAAGTGGGTGATGTCGCTGGTCGAAAGCGGCCGGACACTCAGCTTTGGCGGAAGCGTTGAGCCTGCGGCCTTTGTTGAGCTGAAAAGCATTGGCCTGCGGGAGACAAGCTGCGCGCCCTTGAGTGCGCAGATTTGTGCCTTGCTCCACCGGGAGCTGAACATTCCGGCTGACCGGGTCTACATCGAATTCAAGGATGCAGAGCGGGGGTTCTTTGGCTGGAATGGCGGCACCTTTGCCTAAATAAAAAAACGCGCACCAGTGTGACTGATGCGCGTTTTTTAATGTCGTTTGCCCAGAGCTAGAGCAGGCGAAGGTCCCAGTTAAATGTACTGGTACGTGTTGCCTGCGGAACCTCACGAGGCTTGCTTTCGTGCATATGAATAAATGCACTGTAGCCAGCCTGATTGAGTTCATGCTCCTTGGTATGCAGGTCCAGTCCCCATGCAGGGTAAATCCAGTTGAGCTGGCCGTAGCGGCGAACCCAGCAGGCTTCCTTTTTGGGGCTGAGGATTGGCTTCTCCGGCTTGACGCCTTCAAGCGGAATGCGGGTAAAGCCCAGAGGCCACTGGCCTGTCGTGACAAAGCCTACCGGAAGAGGTGTGGCCTTGCCCAGCGCCAGCGCATCGTCTTTGTTCAGCTCAGGAGAGGCAATAGCGCCGCTAAAGCCCATATCTTTGAGCCAGAGCAGGTGGTGCTGGTTGGCAACGTTGCAGAACGGGCTGGCCCAGAGATTCAGCTGGTCAGACTTGCGCGGGTTGTCCTGTGAGTGATGCCGTTTGCCTCGGCCGCGTCGCAGTGCGACCGCGCGGGGCAGGCGGGGCAGTTCTTTGGGGAACAGCGCAATCTGCCACGGAGCGCCAAGCATGAAGCGGCGGGCACCACCGCGCACGAGGCGTTCAATGACTTCCTGCCATTCTTTTTCTTCATTCGGCCAGATAACAGGCGGCAGCCACCACCACACGCGCATGGCAAGACCGGGCTTGGTTTCGCGGGCAGTTTTTGGCGTGAGCCACAGACCAGAACCTTCGTTCAGGCGGTTACGGCCAAGGTGGCGGTACACGTGGTGGTGCAGCGGGCGAATTGTTCCCTTGAGCGGCTTGGGCTGTTTTGGCTCAAACGTGGACTCCGCTGTTTTGGGAGCCTTGATGGCCTGAGCTTCTCTTTCCAGCTTGTCCAGTGCCTGCATGAGTTCTTTTTCGCGGCGGTCAATGAGGAACACCGGGCTGCCCGCATTGGGCAGGCGTTTGCCCTGAGCCATGAAGTCCAGACGGCCACCCTTGGGCACAGCCTTGCGGATTTTTACGATCTGGTGACCGGGTTCGTCCTCAAAGCCAACACGCAGCAGGTCGCCGGGTTTCAGCTCGACACGAGGGGAAATATTCAGCTTGCGGCCGCGGACGGTTTTCAGTTTGTCCACGAACATACCAGAAGCGGTATGGCGCTGCGGATCTGTCGGAGTATACGGACGCTGGGGCAGGAACGCGTAGTGCGAACCCTTGCGGCCCAGTGCCTGCTCCAGCAGTGAGAGCGCAGTCTTTCTGGCCTGAGGATCATTCGGGTTGTCGCGCAGCAGGCGGTATGCACTGACGGTGTAGTACACGTAGTGCGGGCCTTTGCGGCGGCCTTCGATCTTCCAGGAGTGGACTTCGGGAACCTCAAGCAGGGTCTTGGTCAGTACATCCAGCGAAAGGTCCGTGCAGGAGAAAAATCTTCCGGTATTATTTTTCTGGGAGTACGTGCGGCGGCAGGGCTGTACGCAACGGCCCCGGAGACCACTCTTGCCTCCAAGGTACGAACTCCAGTAACACCGACCGGATACGTTGTAACACAATGCGCCATGTACAAAGACCTCAAGATCACACCCGGAGGGGCATGCCTTGGCGCAGGTGCGAATTTCATCAATATTTAATTCACGGGGCAGAACGATTCTTTGTACGTTCAGCTTTTCGTGTATCATAGACAGGGCGCGGGGTGAGCCTGCATTTGCCAGGGTAGAAAGATGGATTTCTCCTTCGAATCCAGCCTGACGTACGAGCTTGACCATTCCCGGGTCCTGTACAATAAGAGCTGCCGGCCGAACGTAGCGGTTCAGTCTTTCGACAAGACGACCTGCGGCCTGATCTTCACCCGGCTTAAGCAGGGTGTTCATGGCAACGTGCACGCGACAGTTCTTCTGGCGTGCGAGTTCGGTCAGCACGGCCAGCTCGGATATGGAAAAGTTCCCGGCTTCGGCGCGGGCTGAAAAGTTTTTCAGTCCCAGGTAAATAGCGTCAGCCCCGGCGGCAAGGGCCGCCATAAAGGCGTGGCGATCACCTGCGGGAGCAAGAATTTCTGGTTGTGTCATATTCATTTGTGCTTCGCCTGTTTTGGGTGGAGCGTTCTTTTAACGCGACGGCGACCAATAAGGGATTGCAGCGATGTTTGCAAATGCATGCAGTGACGTGAAAGTAAGGTCCTTATCCCGTTTCGGCAAGCAGGGACCGGATGGAGATTTTTTTGAACTCGTTCTGGAACATCCAGACGAAACCAGCCCTGCGTGGAAAAACTGGAAACCGGGTCAGTTTATTATGGTACGCCCCACAAGATGGGAGCACAATCCTCTTTGGGGCCGTCCGTTCTCTATCTATCGAGCTGGGGACGGCATCCTGTCCGTTTTCTTTCAGGTCGTAGGACGCGGGACGGAGAAACTGACGCAGCTTGCGCCCGGTGACAACGTCACAGTCTGGGGGCCGCTCGGCAATACGTTTGTTATGGATGAAAACCGCAAGACCCTCATTCTTGCGGGCGGTATCGGCATGGCACCTTTTGCCGAATATGTCGAGCGCCATTCTAAGCCGGAAAATGTTCAAATGATTTTTGGGCACCGTCCTCCGGTAGAAAATTACCCCTTTAGCTCCATTGCAGACAAGATTAAGGCGACATCCTGTCGTGAGCAGAAGCCTGAAGACCTTCAGAACTTTATTGCTCTTCTGGAAAAAACAATTCCAGAATACTGCCCGGATGGGCTGATTGTCGCCTGTGGTCCAACCCCATTCCTCAAAACTGTTCAGCGAGTGGCTGCTGACCACGGTGGTCGTGCTCAGATTTCTTTGGAAAATCGCATGGCATGTGGCGTTGGTGCCTGCCTTGGCTGCGTGTGTGAGCACAAGGACAAAGGCCCTGTTTCCGTCTGTTCCCGTGGACCTGTGTTCTGGTCCGATGAGATTACGTTTTAACTGAGCAGGACAGGTATTTTATGGATATGCACGTGAGCTTTGGCGGTCTGGAGCTGAAAAATCCTGTTCTGACCGCCTCCGGCACATTTGGCTATGGTCTGGAGTACAGCCGTTATGGCGATTTGAAGAAACTCGGCGGTATTGTCGTTAAAGGTTTGTCTCTCAAACCTCGCGAAGGCAATCCCATGCCGCGTATCGCAGAAACGCCTTCGGGTATGCTCAACGCCATTGGACTTCAGAATATTGGCGTCGAAGCCTTTCTGGAAGGCCGTCTTCCGCGCTTGCCGCATAAGGATATGGCTGTCATTGCCAACCTCTATGCGTGTAGCGCAGAAGAGTTTGCCGACCTCGCTACCGTCCTCGCTGAGCAGGACGGCGTTGCCGCCCTTGAAGTGAACATCTCGTGCCCAAATGTTCGCTCCGGCGGCATTCTTTTTGGGCAGGACCCCAAAATGGCAGCAAAGGTTACTGAGGCCGTGAAGCGTGTGGCTGGCGACAAGCCCGTTATTATCAAGCTCTCTCCCAATGTGACCGACATTACCGAGATCGCCCGTGCCGCAGAAGGCGCAGGAGCAGACATTCTCTGCCTTATCAATACGCTTTCCGGTATGGCCGTCGACGCCCGCACTCGCCGACCCCGTCTCGCTAATGTCATCGGTGGACTCTCTGGCCCAGCTGTGAAACCTGTTGCCCTTCGCTGTGTGCATCAGGTCTGTCAGGCCGTAAAGACCCCGGTTATCGGTGTCGGTGGTATATCCTCAGCTGAGGATGTCCTCGAATTTATTCTCTGTGGCGCCCACGCTGTCGAAATCGGGACGGCAAACTTTATTCGACCCGATTTTGTCTTCCACTTGGTGGACGAACTTGAAAAGCTGTGCGATGCCTATGGAATAGGCTCATGGGATGAGTACCGCGGTTCTTTGAAGGCATAAGGGATTTTCGCGGGGTGGTATATTGGGGGCGCTGCCCCCAAACCCCCGCCGGGGCCAGCCCCGGACCCCGCGTAAGGGAATGATTCCCTTACGTATC
This genomic stretch from Desulfobaculum bizertense DSM 18034 harbors:
- a CDS encoding phenylpyruvate tautomerase MIF-related protein, translating into MPLMRVETNLELTAEQEKEKNAIFSTAVAEMLQKEEKWVMSLVESGRTLSFGGSVEPAAFVELKSIGLRETSCAPLSAQICALLHRELNIPADRVYIEFKDAERGFFGWNGGTFA
- a CDS encoding carboxymuconolactone decarboxylase family protein translates to MTRLEKFTETLETLHRETPRQLEAFYSLMKATKGGSFLETKHKALTLLALGVSQQCDSCIAVYVKQALEAGAGREEILEAAWLAVLMGGGPKLTYMEKVLEELELNGAVSE
- a CDS encoding dihydroorotate dehydrogenase, whose translation is MDMHVSFGGLELKNPVLTASGTFGYGLEYSRYGDLKKLGGIVVKGLSLKPREGNPMPRIAETPSGMLNAIGLQNIGVEAFLEGRLPRLPHKDMAVIANLYACSAEEFADLATVLAEQDGVAALEVNISCPNVRSGGILFGQDPKMAAKVTEAVKRVAGDKPVIIKLSPNVTDITEIARAAEGAGADILCLINTLSGMAVDARTRRPRLANVIGGLSGPAVKPVALRCVHQVCQAVKTPVIGVGGISSAEDVLEFILCGAHAVEIGTANFIRPDFVFHLVDELEKLCDAYGIGSWDEYRGSLKA
- a CDS encoding dihydroorotate dehydrogenase electron transfer subunit; this encodes MFANACSDVKVRSLSRFGKQGPDGDFFELVLEHPDETSPAWKNWKPGQFIMVRPTRWEHNPLWGRPFSIYRAGDGILSVFFQVVGRGTEKLTQLAPGDNVTVWGPLGNTFVMDENRKTLILAGGIGMAPFAEYVERHSKPENVQMIFGHRPPVENYPFSSIADKIKATSCREQKPEDLQNFIALLEKTIPEYCPDGLIVACGPTPFLKTVQRVAADHGGRAQISLENRMACGVGACLGCVCEHKDKGPVSVCSRGPVFWSDEITF
- a CDS encoding penicillin-binding protein 1A, with amino-acid sequence MKKLCIVLGILCALAVAGVAGIAGGLYYWASRDLPGFTNITDYNPPLVTTVYTRNNEVLGYFYKEKRFLVRIKEMPDFVPQSFLAAEDTSFYAHGGVDILAIARAFFANMRAGHVVQGASTITQQVIKSLLLTPERSYQRKIKEAILAYRLEHYLTKDEILTIYLNQIYFGARSYGIEAASRAYFGCHVQDLTIAQAAMLAGLPKAPSSYNPYRNMAGAIKRQHYVLNRLRELHWITEEQYQEALSEPITLKRMDDPSWHQGAYYLEEVRRRLIERFGEDVVYNAGLHVYTAVDMTHQLAAERSVRDGLIASAKRRGWTGPLQHLNRNEWGMFLNNHPYSALELEQGTWVKALVKDVTADRAIVQFGDFQGRLDVKEVHWARTIDPSKATEEVPSVKDCRKVLNSGDVIWVSLLAVPENLNPEDESAAKAAMWNVTLEREPEVQGALISMEPGSGEVRALVGGYSFDKSQFNRATQARRQPGSAFKPFVYSTGLDNGMTPSTVLLDAPIVYTSSTMVWKPQNFEGIFYGPTLLRTALVKSRNLVTIRLAQRVGIRKIIKRARHMGLESEFPEDLSVSLGSSPVTPLGLTKAYSGFARGGSTVEPRFILSVESAWGDTLYVNEKQVNEDAVSPQTAYIITSLLKEVVSSGTGWRVRRAFTRPIAGKTGTSNDEQDAWFVGFTPYLLTTVWVGFDRMQPMGRFETGSRAASPIWVGYRKAIESQYAEEDFPQPPGIVMARIDAKNGLLAGSATEKSYFLPYKAGTEPHRTSTASTTSPGGSVKAAGEDLLKQVF
- a CDS encoding peptidase U32 family protein; the encoded protein is MNMTQPEILAPAGDRHAFMAALAAGADAIYLGLKNFSARAEAGNFSISELAVLTELARQKNCRVHVAMNTLLKPGEDQAAGRLVERLNRYVRPAALIVQDPGMVKLVRQAGFEGEIHLSTLANAGSPRALSMIHEKLNVQRIVLPRELNIDEIRTCAKACPSGCDLEVFVHGALCYNVSGRCYWSSYLGGKSGLRGRCVQPCRRTYSQKNNTGRFFSCTDLSLDVLTKTLLEVPEVHSWKIEGRRKGPHYVYYTVSAYRLLRDNPNDPQARKTALSLLEQALGRKGSHYAFLPQRPYTPTDPQRHTASGMFVDKLKTVRGRKLNISPRVELKPGDLLRVGFEDEPGHQIVKIRKAVPKGGRLDFMAQGKRLPNAGSPVFLIDRREKELMQALDKLEREAQAIKAPKTAESTFEPKQPKPLKGTIRPLHHHVYRHLGRNRLNEGSGLWLTPKTARETKPGLAMRVWWWLPPVIWPNEEKEWQEVIERLVRGGARRFMLGAPWQIALFPKELPRLPRAVALRRGRGKRHHSQDNPRKSDQLNLWASPFCNVANQHHLLWLKDMGFSGAIASPELNKDDALALGKATPLPVGFVTTGQWPLGFTRIPLEGVKPEKPILSPKKEACWVRRYGQLNWIYPAWGLDLHTKEHELNQAGYSAFIHMHESKPREVPQATRTSTFNWDLRLL